Proteins encoded within one genomic window of Brachybacterium sp. P6-10-X1:
- a CDS encoding glutamine amidotransferase, with amino-acid sequence MAKVLLAGESWVSATIDHKGYDPFPHTQVEIGCAQLLEDLRGGGHDVTHLRSHDVAEFFPLTREELDVYDVVLLSDIGANTLLLPPQVFDAGRPAPNRLHLLRDWVHDGGGLMMAGGYLSFQGFGAKAHYAGTAVEEILPVDIHRWDDRVESPQGVQGRLTGPDHPVVSGLDETWPILLGYQELVAKPDATVLAEIDGHPLLAVRSVGAGRTLAFASDVSPHWAPQEFMEWDGYARLFGQAMTWLAADDPDEVA; translated from the coding sequence ATGGCGAAGGTGCTGTTGGCAGGAGAGTCGTGGGTCAGCGCGACGATCGACCACAAGGGCTACGATCCCTTCCCCCACACCCAGGTGGAGATCGGGTGCGCACAGCTTCTCGAGGACCTGCGAGGGGGAGGCCACGACGTCACGCATCTGCGCTCGCACGACGTGGCCGAGTTCTTCCCGCTCACCCGTGAGGAGCTCGATGTCTACGACGTCGTCCTGCTCTCGGACATCGGCGCCAACACTCTGCTGCTCCCGCCCCAGGTCTTCGACGCCGGCAGGCCCGCCCCCAATCGGCTGCACCTGCTGCGGGACTGGGTCCATGACGGCGGCGGGCTCATGATGGCCGGTGGCTACCTCTCCTTCCAGGGCTTCGGCGCCAAGGCACACTACGCCGGCACCGCCGTCGAGGAGATCCTGCCGGTGGACATCCACCGCTGGGACGACCGGGTGGAGTCCCCGCAGGGCGTCCAGGGCCGGCTCACCGGCCCCGACCATCCCGTCGTCTCCGGGCTCGACGAGACCTGGCCGATCCTGCTCGGGTACCAGGAGCTCGTCGCCAAGCCGGACGCGACCGTCCTCGCGGAGATCGACGGTCACCCGCTGCTCGCCGTCCGGTCCGTCGGCGCCGGGCGTACCCTCGCCTTCGCCTCCGACGTCTCGCCGCACTGGGCCCCGCAGGAGTTCATGGAGTGGGACGGCTATGCGAGGCTGTTCGGCCAAGCCATGACCTGGCTGGCCGCAGACGATCCGGACGAGGTGGCATGA